A genomic segment from Cryptosporangium phraense encodes:
- a CDS encoding ABC transporter permease, translated as MTAATVALAPPANPWVGFGARRLGRLLVSLWVLVTASFAMIHLIPGDPVRGALGPTAPADLVEARRHALGLDDPLPVQYLHYLQGLFTGDLGTSLQSRLPVADVVAQRLPATLMLAVLAFLTAVVIAIPLGVAMGVATRRGRGHRTEVAFTSTSTVVATIPDFLIGVALVYVFGILLGWLPIAGNDTAASYVLPVISLAIGPAAILARIVRVEMSAVLEADFVRTARAKRLPSRTVYLRHALPNAVTGALTIGGLLLSAMVAGTVLVENVFAWPGLGSTIVQSILTKDYPVVQAIVLVYGVGVLLTNLVVDVVLALLDPRSTIREA; from the coding sequence ATGACCGCGGCCACCGTCGCACTGGCACCCCCGGCCAACCCGTGGGTGGGGTTCGGCGCGCGCCGTCTGGGGCGGCTGCTGGTCTCGCTCTGGGTGCTGGTGACCGCGTCGTTCGCGATGATCCACCTGATCCCGGGCGATCCGGTCCGGGGCGCGCTCGGCCCGACCGCCCCGGCCGACCTGGTCGAGGCCCGGCGGCACGCGCTGGGCCTCGACGACCCGCTGCCCGTCCAGTACCTGCACTACCTCCAGGGGCTGTTCACCGGCGACCTGGGCACCTCGCTCCAGTCCCGGCTGCCGGTGGCCGACGTCGTCGCCCAGCGGTTGCCGGCCACGCTCATGCTGGCCGTGCTGGCGTTCCTGACCGCGGTCGTGATCGCGATCCCGCTGGGCGTCGCGATGGGCGTGGCGACCCGGCGGGGCCGCGGGCACCGCACCGAGGTCGCGTTCACGTCCACCAGCACGGTCGTCGCGACGATCCCGGACTTCCTGATCGGCGTCGCGCTGGTGTACGTGTTCGGGATTCTGCTCGGCTGGCTGCCGATCGCCGGCAACGACACCGCGGCCTCCTACGTGCTGCCGGTGATCTCGCTGGCGATCGGACCGGCGGCGATCCTGGCGCGGATCGTCCGGGTCGAGATGTCGGCGGTGCTCGAGGCCGACTTCGTCCGGACCGCCCGGGCCAAGCGGCTGCCGTCGCGGACCGTCTACCTGCGCCACGCCCTGCCCAACGCGGTCACCGGCGCGCTGACCATCGGCGGGTTGCTGCTGAGCGCGATGGTGGCCGGCACCGTGCTGGTCGAGAACGTGTTCGCCTGGCCCGGGCTCGGCAGCACGATCGTCCAGTCGATCCTCACCAAGGACTATCCGGTGGTGCAGGCCATCGTCCTCGTCTACGGCGTCGGGGTGCTGCTCACCAACCTCGTGGTCGACGTCGTCCTGGCGCTGCTCGACCCCCGTTCGACGATCCGGGAGGCCTGA
- a CDS encoding ABC transporter substrate-binding protein, whose amino-acid sequence MKLTTAAVSALVLVLAGCSGNAADTGAGSAPVVDGATFTLGLSSDPGALDPQMGAGTSLFTVTQFAYDPLVSVDGKSGEIQSALAKSWQVQDKTVTLTLNDGITCADGAKLTASAVADNLNFVANPKNASPFLGVFYPNGAKAAGDDASGKVTITLAEPAPFVLNGLGNLPIVCPSGLADRKTLQKATSGTGPYKLVEAAPGDHYTYEVRDGYTWGPNGATTATKGTPKTVVVKVVQNETTAANLLISGGLSAAEIIGPDAQRLKKAGLFSAGIPALVGEQWYNHAAGRVTSDPKVRMALTQALDLAQLRKVVTSGQGTAATTLAANAPVACPGDSVKSALPATDPAAAAKLLDEAGWVKGAGGVRAKGGKPLKVTLLYQNNLGSGGDAGAELAVRQWKAIGVDAVAHAQSETTLTSTIFGAGDWDVSWVSLNVSSPDQLVPFLSGPAAPKGTNFAAIQDADYDKAVTAAKALPGTEGCKAWLDAESGLIAKASIVPFASKNVLMFGKAARFDIPGQLAPTSIRMLAK is encoded by the coding sequence ATGAAACTCACGACCGCGGCCGTCAGCGCCCTCGTTCTCGTCCTCGCCGGGTGCTCCGGGAACGCCGCCGACACCGGCGCCGGGTCGGCCCCGGTCGTCGACGGCGCCACGTTCACGCTCGGCCTGTCGTCCGACCCCGGTGCCCTCGACCCGCAGATGGGCGCCGGTACGTCGCTGTTCACCGTCACCCAGTTCGCCTACGACCCGCTGGTCAGCGTCGACGGCAAGTCCGGCGAGATCCAGTCGGCGCTGGCCAAGTCCTGGCAGGTGCAGGACAAGACCGTCACGCTGACGCTGAACGACGGCATCACCTGCGCGGACGGCGCCAAGCTCACCGCGTCGGCGGTGGCCGACAACCTCAACTTCGTCGCGAACCCGAAGAACGCCAGCCCGTTCCTCGGCGTCTTCTACCCGAACGGCGCGAAGGCGGCCGGCGACGACGCGAGCGGCAAGGTCACGATCACGCTGGCCGAGCCGGCCCCGTTCGTCCTCAACGGACTGGGGAACCTGCCGATCGTCTGCCCGAGCGGCCTGGCCGACCGGAAGACCCTGCAGAAGGCGACGTCCGGCACCGGCCCGTACAAGCTGGTCGAGGCGGCCCCGGGTGACCACTACACGTACGAGGTCCGGGACGGCTACACCTGGGGACCCAACGGAGCGACGACCGCCACCAAGGGCACGCCCAAGACCGTCGTCGTGAAGGTCGTCCAGAACGAGACGACGGCGGCGAACCTGCTGATCTCCGGAGGCCTGAGCGCGGCCGAGATCATCGGGCCGGACGCGCAGCGGCTGAAGAAGGCCGGCCTGTTCTCGGCCGGCATTCCGGCCCTGGTGGGGGAGCAGTGGTACAACCACGCGGCCGGTCGCGTGACCAGCGACCCGAAGGTCCGGATGGCGCTGACCCAGGCGCTCGACCTGGCCCAGCTCCGGAAGGTGGTCACGTCGGGCCAGGGCACGGCCGCGACCACGCTGGCGGCGAACGCCCCGGTCGCCTGCCCCGGCGACTCGGTGAAGTCGGCGCTGCCGGCCACCGATCCGGCCGCGGCCGCGAAGCTGCTGGACGAGGCCGGCTGGGTCAAGGGCGCCGGTGGCGTGCGTGCCAAGGGCGGCAAGCCGCTCAAGGTGACGCTGCTATACCAGAACAACCTCGGCAGCGGCGGCGACGCGGGCGCCGAGCTCGCGGTCAGGCAGTGGAAGGCGATCGGCGTCGACGCCGTGGCCCACGCCCAGAGCGAGACGACGCTGACCAGCACGATCTTCGGGGCCGGCGACTGGGACGTGAGCTGGGTGTCGCTCAACGTCTCCAGCCCCGACCAGCTCGTGCCGTTCCTGTCCGGACCGGCCGCGCCCAAGGGCACGAACTTCGCCGCGATCCAGGACGCCGACTACGACAAGGCGGTCACCGCGGCCAAGGCGCTGCCCGGCACCGAGGGCTGCAAGGCCTGGCTCGACGCCGAGTCCGGGCTGATCGCCAAGGCCTCGATCGTGCCGTTCGCCAGCAAGAACGTGCTCATGTTCGGCAAGGCGGCCCGCTTCGACATACCCGGCCAGCTCGCCCCCACCAGCATCCGGATGCTGGCCAAGTAA
- a CDS encoding serine hydrolase domain-containing protein, whose product MGDLDDIRVWLQEQLPLLLEKHDVPAAGWAIALRGEVVDGAAGLLSKATGVEATTDAVFQIGSITKLWTSTLVLQLVDEGTVELDRPVREYLPEFRIADEAAAARITVRQLLDHTAGFEGDIFTDTGLGDDCLEKFVATLADVPQLFPPGEQFSYNNAGYCVLGRLVEVQRQKTFDAALRDHLITPLGLTHTATDAYEAIRYRAAMGHIELERGAGYEPAPMWAMAKSNSPAGAMLAMRPRDLIAFAQMHLDDGRAADGTAVLKPGTAAAMHEKQVDLPDLGLMGTSWGLGFERFDLPTGTLIGHDGNTVGQAAFLRIVPDAGLAVALLTNGGDAMSLYRDVVGRVLTEFSPVSLPPMPTPPADPPTIDAERFLGTYSAQVFDLTVSQDDDRRIWIEQVPKGFFEEMGGRAERTELVHYRDDMLIPVEADRGMYMPHAFLGDDGTGHALYLHLGRAIRRAGTEAR is encoded by the coding sequence ATGGGCGATCTCGACGACATCCGGGTCTGGCTCCAGGAGCAACTCCCCCTCCTGCTCGAAAAGCACGACGTCCCGGCCGCGGGATGGGCGATCGCGCTTCGCGGCGAGGTGGTGGACGGCGCGGCCGGCCTGCTGAGCAAGGCCACCGGCGTAGAAGCCACCACGGACGCGGTCTTCCAGATCGGGTCGATCACCAAGCTCTGGACAAGCACGCTCGTTCTGCAGCTGGTCGACGAGGGAACGGTGGAGCTCGACCGGCCGGTGCGGGAGTACCTGCCGGAGTTCCGCATCGCCGACGAGGCGGCGGCCGCGCGGATCACGGTCCGGCAGTTGCTCGACCACACCGCCGGGTTCGAGGGTGACATCTTCACCGACACCGGCCTCGGCGACGACTGCCTGGAGAAGTTCGTCGCGACCCTGGCCGACGTTCCGCAGCTCTTCCCGCCGGGCGAGCAGTTCTCGTACAACAACGCCGGCTACTGCGTGCTGGGGCGCCTGGTCGAGGTCCAGCGTCAGAAGACCTTCGACGCCGCGCTGCGCGATCACCTCATCACGCCGCTCGGGCTGACCCACACCGCGACCGACGCCTACGAGGCGATCAGGTACCGCGCCGCGATGGGCCACATCGAGCTGGAGCGGGGCGCCGGGTACGAACCGGCTCCGATGTGGGCGATGGCGAAGTCCAACTCGCCGGCCGGCGCGATGCTGGCCATGCGTCCCCGGGACCTGATCGCGTTCGCGCAAATGCACCTGGACGACGGCCGGGCCGCCGACGGCACCGCGGTGCTGAAGCCCGGCACCGCGGCCGCCATGCACGAGAAGCAGGTCGACCTGCCCGACCTCGGCCTGATGGGGACGTCCTGGGGCCTCGGGTTCGAGCGCTTCGACCTCCCGACCGGCACCCTGATCGGCCACGACGGCAACACGGTCGGCCAGGCCGCGTTCCTGCGGATCGTCCCCGACGCCGGGCTGGCCGTCGCGCTGCTGACGAACGGCGGCGACGCGATGTCGCTGTACCGGGACGTCGTCGGCCGGGTCCTGACCGAGTTCTCCCCGGTCAGCCTGCCCCCGATGCCCACCCCGCCGGCCGACCCGCCGACGATCGACGCCGAGAGGTTCCTCGGCACCTACTCGGCCCAGGTCTTCGACCTCACGGTCAGCCAGGACGACGACCGGCGGATCTGGATCGAGCAGGTGCCCAAGGGCTTCTTCGAGGAGATGGGTGGCCGGGCCGAACGGACCGAGCTCGTCCACTACCGCGACGACATGCTGATCCCGGTCGAGGCCGACCGGGGCATGTACATGCCCCACGCGTTCCTCGGCGACGACGGCACCGGCCACGCGCTCTACCTCCACCTGGGGCGCGCGATCCGCCGCGCCGGAACGGAAGCCCGATGA
- a CDS encoding CHAT domain-containing protein → MDPSDDAIAEHRRDAAGGSINAMNDLAMALRDRYRYRGDAADLLDAIATLRTAIAHVPDHPIRHSLRANLSALLLDRFEEFGELDDLYRVLAGCDESIPRLDPDGRLVAETMRAETLVVLAEHTGQAGFAVEALAAAAALPDDPPVRFVRAKAQLVRYRFTADRGALSEAVELLAADARTATGDRVPLVLGLLGDALLDVADDTGDETVRQTAIGHLRTTLDDTPSGSPLRLQRQINLAAALRDRGRHTGDATAGREGVDLMRDVVAGTDPESRFWPNRLDNYLTALDDLVDLTGDLAVLDEALRIAGRAGGGRAGASRAGASRAGVTTMLLTGLLYRQRFVHTRDERDLAAAIAAFVDAVDQDPDQVAAQGNLAAARLSEYELTGDPEALRQAVTGSAAVVRGSPPGSSTRGEALVIHANALLASAERRSDPGMLAAVRHTLREAARIPALRPAKRVEAARDWARIEARTDAWSAATDAYTYAVELLPLVAPRRLARVDQQRALARLDGLAAEAAACALQAGDPPTAVRLLELGRGVLGGQGLQRRSDLSQLRSRAPGLADELSAAFDRLVPSAPVTGLDADDRHAQDLRLAELLDRARRLDGLADFLAPPNLTRLLAATADGPVVLVNVSAVRSDALIVKPSGVTPVGLPGLTPGAVTDRAAAFGAALAAAAVPGPGERAAQDTVADVLRWLWDEIAEPVLARLGHTAPGPAAGPAGGVAGGVAWPRVWWSPVGELAMLPLHAAAPGPDGAGVLDRVISSYTPTLRALGEASGPVAVDEGDLVTVAVGDAPGAPVLANVEREATAIGAPFRLDGEQASVAAVRAALTTHPSVHFACHGASDVDDPSASHLLLSDGRLTALDVSALDLSDARLAVLSACETALGTRRIPDESLHLVSAFQLAGYRAVIGTLWPVNDLVARRVAVDLHAGLRAGSDPATALHHAVRRCRARYPATPTLWAAHVHSGR, encoded by the coding sequence GTGGACCCGTCCGACGACGCGATCGCCGAGCATCGGCGAGACGCGGCCGGCGGTTCGATCAACGCGATGAACGACCTGGCGATGGCGTTGCGCGACCGGTACCGGTACCGCGGCGACGCCGCCGACCTGCTCGACGCCATCGCGACCCTGCGCACCGCGATCGCCCACGTGCCCGACCATCCGATCAGGCACTCGCTGCGCGCGAACCTGAGCGCGTTGCTGCTGGACCGCTTCGAGGAGTTCGGCGAGCTGGACGATCTCTACCGGGTCCTGGCCGGATGCGACGAGTCGATCCCCCGGCTGGATCCCGACGGCCGGTTGGTCGCCGAGACGATGCGGGCCGAGACGCTGGTCGTGCTGGCCGAGCACACCGGGCAGGCCGGGTTCGCGGTCGAGGCCCTGGCCGCGGCGGCCGCGCTGCCGGACGACCCGCCGGTGCGCTTCGTCCGCGCGAAGGCCCAGCTCGTCCGGTACCGGTTCACCGCCGACCGGGGTGCACTGTCCGAGGCGGTCGAGCTCCTGGCGGCCGACGCGCGGACGGCCACCGGGGACCGCGTCCCGCTGGTGCTCGGCCTGCTCGGCGACGCGTTGCTCGACGTCGCCGACGACACCGGCGACGAGACCGTGCGGCAGACCGCGATCGGCCATCTCCGGACGACCCTCGACGACACGCCGAGCGGCTCCCCGCTGCGGCTGCAGCGGCAGATCAACCTGGCCGCGGCGCTGCGCGACCGGGGGCGGCACACCGGCGACGCCACCGCCGGGCGGGAAGGCGTCGACCTGATGCGTGACGTCGTCGCCGGGACGGACCCGGAATCCCGGTTCTGGCCCAACCGGCTCGACAACTACCTGACCGCCCTCGACGATCTGGTCGATCTGACCGGTGACCTCGCGGTCCTGGACGAGGCCCTCCGGATCGCGGGCCGGGCCGGCGGGGGCCGGGCCGGCGCGAGCCGGGCCGGCGCGAGCCGGGCCGGGGTCACGACCATGCTGCTGACCGGCCTGCTGTATCGGCAGCGCTTCGTCCACACCCGGGACGAGCGCGACCTCGCGGCGGCGATCGCCGCGTTTGTCGACGCCGTCGACCAGGATCCGGACCAGGTCGCCGCGCAAGGCAACCTGGCCGCCGCCCGGCTGTCGGAGTACGAGCTCACCGGCGACCCGGAGGCGTTACGCCAGGCGGTGACCGGGTCCGCGGCCGTCGTGCGGGGCAGCCCGCCCGGATCGTCGACCCGCGGTGAGGCCCTGGTCATCCACGCGAACGCATTGCTCGCGTCGGCGGAGCGCCGGTCGGACCCGGGGATGCTGGCCGCCGTCCGGCACACCCTGCGTGAGGCCGCGCGAATACCGGCCCTGCGCCCGGCGAAGCGCGTCGAGGCCGCCCGGGACTGGGCCCGCATCGAGGCCCGTACCGACGCGTGGTCCGCGGCCACCGACGCGTACACCTACGCGGTCGAGCTGCTGCCGCTGGTCGCGCCGCGCCGGCTGGCCCGCGTCGACCAGCAGCGGGCGCTGGCCCGGCTCGACGGCCTGGCCGCCGAGGCGGCCGCCTGCGCGCTCCAGGCGGGCGATCCGCCGACCGCGGTGCGGCTGCTGGAACTCGGCCGCGGGGTCTTGGGCGGCCAGGGGCTGCAGCGGCGCAGCGACCTCTCCCAGCTGCGGTCCCGGGCACCGGGCCTGGCCGACGAGCTGAGCGCCGCGTTCGACCGGCTGGTCCCGTCGGCCCCGGTGACCGGCCTCGACGCCGACGACCGGCACGCGCAGGACCTCCGGCTGGCCGAGCTGCTCGACCGGGCTCGCCGGCTGGACGGGCTGGCCGATTTCCTGGCTCCCCCCAACCTGACCCGGCTCCTCGCGGCGACCGCGGACGGTCCGGTCGTGCTGGTCAACGTCAGCGCGGTGCGCAGCGACGCGTTGATCGTCAAACCGTCGGGCGTCACACCGGTCGGCCTTCCCGGCCTGACGCCCGGCGCGGTGACCGACCGGGCGGCCGCGTTCGGCGCGGCGCTGGCCGCGGCGGCCGTCCCCGGGCCCGGCGAGCGCGCGGCCCAGGACACGGTCGCCGACGTGCTGCGCTGGCTCTGGGACGAGATCGCCGAGCCGGTGCTGGCCAGGCTCGGGCACACGGCCCCCGGGCCGGCCGCCGGGCCGGCCGGCGGGGTAGCTGGCGGGGTGGCCTGGCCTCGGGTCTGGTGGTCGCCGGTGGGTGAGCTGGCGATGCTCCCGCTGCACGCGGCCGCCCCCGGTCCGGACGGCGCCGGTGTGCTCGACCGGGTCATCTCCTCCTATACGCCGACGCTCCGCGCGCTGGGCGAGGCCTCGGGGCCGGTCGCTGTGGACGAGGGCGACCTGGTGACGGTCGCGGTCGGCGACGCCCCGGGGGCGCCCGTGCTGGCGAACGTGGAGCGCGAGGCCACGGCGATCGGCGCGCCGTTCCGCCTGGACGGCGAACAGGCCTCGGTGGCCGCGGTCCGGGCCGCGCTGACCACCCATCCGTCCGTCCACTTCGCCTGCCACGGCGCGAGCGACGTCGACGACCCGTCGGCCAGTCATCTCCTGCTCTCCGACGGCCGGCTCACGGCGCTGGACGTGTCCGCGCTCGATCTGTCGGATGCCCGACTGGCCGTCCTCTCGGCGTGCGAGACCGCGCTGGGCACGCGCCGGATCCCGGACGAGAGCCTGCACCTCGTCTCGGCGTTCCAGCTCGCCGGCTACCGGGCCGTCATCGGGACGTTGTGGCCGGTCAACGACCTGGTGGCCCGGCGGGTCGCGGTAGACCTGCACGCGGGCCTGCGGGCCGGCTCCGACCCGGCGACGGCGCTGCACCACGCCGTGCGACGCTGCCGGGCCCGCTACCCCGCGACGCCGACTCTCTGGGCCGCGCACGTCCATTCAGGCCGATGA
- a CDS encoding tetratricopeptide repeat protein: MAFWRRTRKTTEHVEGDYGRADITVTEQPGDVPVVEVDLVLNAETARGLDFESKRERLGLDHPDTRHALHLYAVTIGDDPDRRDDAVQLLSWLADARADDPENRLLTLNDLTRLLADAGELAVAEQRLREALTGWEDLRGRDDPQTLTIASNLANTLTDLDRRDEAEGLIRDTVTRLTRTLGAGHPDTLRARNTLAGTLRGSPARLAEAEQIYVGLVADADEGADVTLAALHNLGAVYAHQGKFDEAREAYGRLIERRARHQGDDHPDTWRTRHNHAVVLNLLERPAEAESEMTDVLDAYRRLYGREHPATMGVQVDLAALLANRGANRQAVPLVREALGTYRRTHGAGHPMVRELDDLLRRLTAADQS; encoded by the coding sequence ATGGCCTTCTGGAGGAGAACCAGGAAAACCACCGAACACGTCGAGGGTGACTACGGCCGCGCGGACATCACGGTCACCGAGCAGCCGGGCGACGTCCCGGTCGTCGAGGTCGACCTCGTGCTCAACGCCGAGACCGCACGCGGCCTGGACTTCGAGAGCAAGCGGGAACGGCTGGGGCTCGACCACCCGGACACCCGGCACGCGCTGCACCTCTACGCGGTCACGATCGGCGACGACCCGGACCGGCGCGACGACGCCGTCCAGCTGCTGAGCTGGCTGGCCGACGCGCGGGCGGACGACCCGGAGAACCGGCTCCTGACGCTGAACGATCTCACCCGGCTCCTGGCCGACGCCGGCGAACTGGCGGTGGCCGAACAGCGGCTGCGCGAGGCGTTGACGGGCTGGGAGGATCTCCGCGGCCGGGACGATCCGCAGACGCTGACGATCGCGTCGAACCTGGCCAACACGCTGACCGACCTCGATCGCCGGGACGAGGCCGAGGGGCTGATCCGGGACACGGTCACCCGCCTCACCCGCACGCTCGGCGCCGGGCACCCCGACACGTTGCGGGCCCGCAACACGCTGGCCGGCACGTTACGGGGCTCCCCGGCCCGGCTCGCCGAGGCCGAGCAGATCTACGTCGGCCTCGTCGCCGACGCCGACGAGGGCGCCGACGTCACGCTGGCCGCGCTGCACAACCTCGGCGCCGTCTACGCCCACCAGGGCAAGTTCGACGAGGCCCGGGAGGCGTACGGCCGGCTGATCGAGCGGCGCGCCCGTCACCAGGGCGACGACCACCCCGACACCTGGCGCACCCGCCACAACCACGCCGTCGTCCTCAACCTCCTCGAGCGACCGGCCGAGGCCGAGTCGGAGATGACCGACGTCCTCGACGCCTACCGGCGGCTGTACGGCCGGGAGCATCCGGCGACGATGGGCGTGCAGGTCGACCTGGCCGCGCTGCTGGCCAACCGGGGAGCGAACAGGCAGGCGGTGCCGTTGGTCCGGGAGGCGCTGGGCACCTACCGGCGCACGCACGGGGCCGGACACCCGATGGTGCGGGAGCTGGACGACCTGCTCCGCCGGCTGACCGCGGCCGATCAATCCTGA
- a CDS encoding helix-turn-helix transcriptional regulator, with translation MTTLFESTDAEAVREMLLSVYDARRFAAPSAPPYLRIGLDQFGEVGLHRITYGMDCEVGSHELGGLYFGHLAAGGIVFRPPGDARPYRAGDVFLAGQPDEPYLADIVQSDLEYVGLEPSLLTQVAATSPARVPTPIRFTGYQPATARDAQRWLATVAYFRELVADGVAPPLVLATASRLLAATALTVFPNDALRDPTIEDRHDAHPDALRRAVAFIDDNAQRPIGPADIAAAAHVSIRAVQLAFRRHLDTTPMAYLRRVRLTHAHEALRDGDPATTSVSAVAAAWGFADHSSFTELYRITYGQPPSKTLRGR, from the coding sequence ATGACCACGCTGTTCGAGAGCACCGACGCCGAGGCGGTCCGGGAGATGCTGTTGAGCGTCTACGACGCGCGCCGGTTCGCCGCTCCATCCGCGCCGCCCTACCTGCGTATCGGCCTGGACCAGTTCGGGGAGGTCGGGCTGCACCGCATCACGTACGGCATGGACTGCGAGGTGGGCAGCCACGAGCTCGGCGGGCTGTACTTCGGTCACCTCGCCGCCGGCGGCATCGTCTTCCGCCCCCCGGGCGACGCCCGCCCGTACCGGGCCGGGGACGTCTTCCTGGCCGGGCAGCCCGACGAGCCGTATCTGGCCGACATCGTCCAGTCCGACCTCGAGTACGTCGGCCTGGAGCCTTCCCTGCTCACGCAGGTCGCTGCCACCAGCCCGGCCCGCGTCCCGACGCCGATCCGGTTCACCGGCTACCAGCCGGCCACCGCCCGGGACGCCCAGCGGTGGCTGGCCACCGTCGCCTACTTCCGCGAGCTGGTCGCGGACGGAGTGGCCCCGCCTCTCGTGCTGGCCACCGCGTCCCGGCTGCTCGCCGCGACCGCGCTGACCGTCTTCCCGAACGACGCGCTGCGCGACCCGACGATCGAGGACCGCCACGACGCCCATCCGGACGCGCTGCGCCGCGCCGTCGCGTTCATCGACGACAACGCGCAGCGCCCGATCGGACCGGCCGACATCGCCGCCGCCGCCCACGTCAGCATCCGCGCGGTGCAGCTGGCGTTCCGTCGGCACCTGGACACCACCCCGATGGCCTACCTGCGCCGGGTCCGGCTCACCCACGCCCACGAGGCGCTCCGGGACGGCGACCCGGCCACCACGAGCGTGTCGGCGGTGGCCGCGGCCTGGGGATTCGCCGACCACAGCAGCTTCACCGAGCTCTACCGCATCACCTACGGTCAACCGCCCAGCAAGACCCTGCGCGGCCGGTGA
- a CDS encoding ester cyclase, with protein MLESFIGRWDAVDIYRVTDGRISEEWAADDVTIMTQVGAFSPPWPA; from the coding sequence TTGCTGGAGTCGTTCATCGGCCGGTGGGACGCGGTCGACATCTACCGGGTCACCGACGGCCGGATCAGCGAGGAGTGGGCCGCCGACGACGTGACGATCATGACCCAGGTCGGCGCCTTCAGTCCGCCTTGGCCAGCCTGA
- a CDS encoding PilZ domain-containing protein — MTIPLPAGTQLILTGPVQAVELLTLAPAEVGDQEQISVLVMGSESPPQRGMISIPTPFGVMRTVAALDVDLGVVTLKMAKIPPAWQRRDAHRMPLVVPLRGTTVSLPALAGSAGPAQTRPVRFNGTTVDISPGGLSAVLTVESDALRLPSGVRDVFLELDPFSAHPVAATLRVVDVRSDQLRGEFEYLQPSDWLHLAAMARQAAELPPLD; from the coding sequence ATGACCATCCCCCTGCCCGCCGGCACTCAGCTGATCCTCACCGGCCCGGTACAGGCCGTCGAGTTACTCACGCTCGCCCCGGCCGAGGTCGGCGACCAGGAGCAGATCTCGGTGCTGGTCATGGGATCGGAGTCGCCGCCTCAGCGGGGCATGATCAGCATCCCGACCCCGTTCGGCGTGATGCGCACGGTCGCCGCGCTCGACGTCGACCTGGGCGTCGTCACCTTGAAGATGGCCAAGATCCCTCCGGCGTGGCAGCGCCGCGATGCCCATCGCATGCCGCTCGTGGTTCCGCTCCGCGGGACCACGGTCTCTCTGCCGGCGCTGGCCGGCAGCGCCGGACCGGCGCAGACGCGGCCGGTCCGGTTCAACGGGACCACGGTCGACATCTCGCCCGGCGGGCTGAGCGCGGTCCTGACCGTCGAGTCCGACGCGCTGCGCCTGCCGTCCGGCGTCCGCGACGTGTTCCTCGAGCTCGACCCGTTCAGCGCCCACCCGGTCGCCGCGACGCTCCGCGTCGTCGACGTGCGCTCCGACCAGCTCCGCGGCGAGTTCGAGTATCTGCAGCCCAGCGACTGGCTCCACCTCGCGGCCATGGCCCGCCAGGCCGCCGAGCTACCCCCGCTCGATTAG
- a CDS encoding MarR family winged helix-turn-helix transcriptional regulator: protein MEWSPLLALQRATHATLQVLATELVDLDLTASEINVLATLADDRPRTVSALGADVGSRPTTLTSVLDRLERRGHITRGHRPGDRRAVQIELTESGRATAAIIRTAIAALEERALGGLPPEAVAGLRAGLEALAR, encoded by the coding sequence GTGGAATGGTCTCCTCTTCTCGCGCTCCAGCGCGCTACCCATGCGACGCTCCAGGTCCTCGCGACCGAGCTCGTCGACCTCGACCTCACCGCGTCCGAGATCAACGTGCTCGCGACGCTGGCCGACGACCGTCCGCGGACGGTGTCCGCCCTCGGCGCCGACGTCGGCTCGCGACCGACCACGCTGACGAGCGTCCTCGACCGTCTCGAACGGCGGGGACACATCACCCGCGGGCACCGTCCGGGCGACCGGCGGGCCGTCCAGATCGAGTTGACCGAGTCCGGCCGCGCGACGGCCGCGATCATCCGCACGGCGATCGCGGCGCTCGAAGAGCGCGCCCTCGGCGGGCTGCCACCGGAGGCGGTCGCGGGCCTGCGCGCCGGGCTGGAGGCACTGGCCCGATGA